A genomic window from Myxococcales bacterium includes:
- a CDS encoding motility associated factor glycosyltransferase family protein produces MTTAERFDPALLEKNLAALETRDRRLTQILRETAADAAVSVTLARNGEPTLSIDGRSILSRYEPARDVAALLEQEPAGGSPRRVVLVLGFELGYLALGLWRKINGKVFVIEPRPAVLRAALGAVDCAAALADHRLTVVDAVDKLFFQFEYGVKLQPNLGLYLLPPIRQLYADQLEPLRRRIETMKQDQKIITATNLKRQIEWFDNLIDNFPAYSRHAPLARLDGALAGRPAVVVSAGPSLDKNSACLARWQNRGVILSVGTALRKCTAAGAIPDLTLAVESNDITPQFADAPETARAYLALLVKCHRRLWDLPAKGIFYFGNDMPDANWLLGLIGQPDAVLDFSGSVSIAAFSLAVRLGCNPIVIVGQDLAFGEAGQSHAAGVSRIGDFSLDSGAMQNLAAGQGPDADEYLQVEGYYGGRVLTKINLYNYLLWYEKHLPAIVARGVRVINATEGGARIRDAEPLPFAVATEKFLGAEFPVQERLDVCYRPAPIDRAALRERLDGTAADLRELQHCAKNGLARTAEIFRLLNRPNRPAAQIDQLLARLEKDEARLKTLAARHDDLLTAVGGKELLVVNTAFDYQGLSVVESLRRNMQHTASMYEGLRRITEMLLEKTGRFRDYVATDIE; encoded by the coding sequence GTGACGACCGCCGAACGGTTCGACCCGGCCTTGCTGGAAAAAAATCTGGCGGCTTTGGAGACGCGGGATCGCCGCCTGACCCAAATCCTGCGCGAGACGGCCGCCGACGCGGCGGTCAGCGTCACCCTCGCCCGCAACGGCGAACCGACGCTCTCGATCGACGGCCGCTCGATCCTCTCGCGTTACGAGCCGGCGCGCGACGTCGCGGCTTTGCTGGAACAGGAGCCGGCCGGCGGCTCGCCCCGCCGCGTGGTGCTGGTGCTGGGTTTTGAACTGGGCTATCTGGCGCTCGGCCTGTGGCGAAAAATCAACGGCAAGGTGTTCGTGATCGAACCGCGACCGGCGGTGCTGCGCGCCGCCCTGGGCGCCGTCGACTGCGCCGCGGCGCTGGCCGACCACCGGCTGACCGTGGTCGACGCGGTGGACAAGCTGTTTTTTCAATTCGAATACGGCGTGAAGCTGCAGCCCAACCTGGGCCTGTACCTGCTGCCGCCCATCCGGCAACTCTACGCCGATCAATTGGAACCCTTGCGGCGCCGCATCGAAACGATGAAGCAGGACCAAAAAATCATTACCGCCACAAACCTGAAACGGCAGATCGAGTGGTTCGACAACCTGATCGACAACTTCCCGGCCTATTCGCGGCACGCGCCGCTCGCCCGGCTCGACGGCGCCCTGGCGGGCCGGCCGGCGGTCGTCGTCTCGGCCGGGCCGAGCCTCGATAAAAATTCCGCCTGCCTGGCGCGCTGGCAAAACCGCGGCGTCATCCTGAGCGTCGGCACGGCGCTGCGCAAATGCACGGCGGCCGGCGCGATCCCCGACCTCACCCTGGCCGTCGAGTCCAACGACATCACCCCGCAGTTCGCGGACGCGCCGGAGACCGCCCGGGCCTATCTGGCTTTGCTCGTCAAATGCCACCGCCGCCTGTGGGATCTTCCGGCCAAGGGGATTTTTTATTTCGGCAACGACATGCCCGACGCGAACTGGCTGCTCGGCCTCATCGGCCAGCCTGACGCGGTGCTCGATTTCAGCGGCTCGGTGTCGATCGCCGCGTTTTCGCTCGCCGTGCGCCTGGGCTGCAACCCGATCGTCATCGTCGGCCAGGATCTGGCGTTCGGCGAAGCGGGCCAGAGCCACGCCGCCGGCGTCTCGCGGATCGGCGACTTCAGCCTGGATTCCGGCGCCATGCAAAACCTCGCCGCCGGCCAGGGGCCCGACGCCGACGAATACCTGCAGGTCGAAGGCTACTACGGCGGCCGGGTGCTCACCAAAATCAACCTGTACAACTACCTGCTGTGGTACGAGAAACACCTGCCGGCGATCGTCGCCCGCGGGGTCCGGGTCATCAACGCCACCGAGGGCGGCGCCCGCATCCGCGACGCCGAACCGCTGCCCTTCGCCGTCGCCACGGAAAAATTCCTGGGCGCGGAATTCCCGGTCCAGGAGCGGCTGGACGTCTGCTATCGGCCCGCCCCGATCGATCGCGCGGCGTTGCGGGAGCGGCTCGACGGCACCGCCGCCGACCTGCGCGAATTGCAGCATTGCGCGAAAAACGGCCTGGCCCGCACCGCGGAAATCTTCCGCCTGCTCAACCGCCCGAACCGGCCGGCGGCGCAAATCGACCAGTTGCTCGCCCGGCTGGAAAAGGACGAGGCGCGCCTGAAAACGCTGGCGGCCCGCCACGACGATCTGCTGACCGCGGTCGGCGGCAAGGAACTGCTCGTCGTGAATACCGCCTTCGATTACCAGGGCCTTTCGGTGGTGGAATCCCTGCGCCGGAACATGCAACACACGGCCTCGATGTACGAGGGCCTGCGGCGCATTACTGAAATGTTGTTGGAAAAAACGGGGCGGTTCCGCGATTACGTCGCCACGGACATCGAGTAG
- a CDS encoding methionyl-tRNA formyltransferase has translation MKPLLLTDITLCTEWQDDRLTVRGKWNEDEGAFVVDQRGVARLSGKNPELGALLAAHGARQALHHWELERIVARRPRPETMPALQMAGFFAAADGLELPFALQLPKRGLRIVFIGGFEHTRRLLAELLEREAPPVLVIGRKAAGMKSREADPLKKLCLANDIPFLHTADINDAKVVEAIRAAAPDYLCVLGWNQEFGPELLAVPKSGALGLYPTRLPEGRGHSPLRWTLIKGLTESAISLQWLTEQANAGDLADQRSFFVSREDDAASLYNRILKLEIEQMEEALPRMINRSLPRRPQDESRATCWPLRQDADDRLDWRQPAEVIYNSIRGLTAPYSGAYTFWRDRRLTIWKADLRDDLPPRPGEPGEIVETLPALGDFEESSVLVRGGDGVLLGLHQVQWEGEEETSAYHLWVMGVLRNGVRFS, from the coding sequence ATGAAACCCTTATTGCTTACAGATATTACCCTCTGCACCGAATGGCAAGACGACCGACTGACGGTGCGCGGCAAGTGGAACGAGGACGAAGGCGCCTTCGTCGTCGACCAGCGCGGCGTCGCCCGGCTCAGCGGCAAGAACCCGGAACTCGGCGCCTTGCTGGCCGCGCACGGCGCCCGCCAGGCGCTGCATCACTGGGAACTCGAGCGGATCGTCGCCCGCCGGCCGAGACCCGAAACCATGCCCGCCCTGCAAATGGCCGGCTTTTTCGCCGCCGCCGACGGGCTCGAACTGCCCTTCGCCCTGCAACTGCCCAAGCGCGGCCTGCGCATCGTGTTCATCGGCGGTTTCGAGCACACCCGCCGCCTCCTGGCGGAGTTGCTCGAACGCGAGGCGCCGCCGGTGCTGGTCATCGGCCGGAAAGCCGCCGGGATGAAATCGCGCGAGGCCGACCCTCTGAAAAAGCTCTGCCTGGCCAACGACATCCCTTTCCTGCACACCGCCGACATCAACGACGCCAAGGTCGTCGAAGCGATCCGGGCGGCCGCTCCCGACTACCTGTGCGTCCTGGGTTGGAACCAGGAATTCGGCCCGGAATTGCTGGCCGTGCCGAAAAGCGGCGCGCTCGGCCTGTACCCGACCCGCCTGCCGGAAGGGCGCGGCCATTCGCCGTTGCGCTGGACGCTGATCAAAGGATTGACCGAAAGCGCCATCAGCCTGCAATGGCTGACCGAACAGGCCAATGCCGGCGACCTGGCCGACCAGCGGTCCTTCTTCGTCTCGCGGGAAGACGACGCCGCTTCGCTCTACAACCGCATCCTCAAATTGGAAATCGAGCAGATGGAGGAAGCCCTGCCCCGGATGATCAACCGGTCGCTGCCGCGCCGGCCGCAGGATGAATCGCGCGCCACCTGCTGGCCGCTGCGCCAGGACGCCGACGACCGCCTCGATTGGCGGCAGCCGGCCGAGGTCATTTACAATTCGATCCGCGGCTTGACCGCGCCCTATTCCGGCGCCTACACCTTCTGGCGCGACCGCCGCCTCACCATCTGGAAAGCCGACCTGCGCGACGACCTGCCGCCGCGGCCCGGCGAACCGGGGGAGATCGTCGAAACGTTGCCCGCGCTGGGCGATTTCGAGGAAAGCTCCGTCCTGGTGCGCGGCGGCGACGGCGTGCTGCTCGGCCTGCACCAGGTGCAATGGGAAGGCGAGGAAGAAACCAGCGCCTATCACCTGTGGGTCATGGGCGTCCTGCGCAACGGAGTTCGCTTTTCGTGA
- a CDS encoding NTP transferase domain-containing protein, with amino-acid sequence MTKPKKKPVVGAVIQARLGSSRLPGKVLLPLAGKPVLAHVVERLRRCRRLDRIVVATSTAPEDARLLKLADELGVDSFAGSENDVLARFLGAADRFGLDIVVRICSDSPLLDWVFIDEMIERLAAGRADYSICDESLRHGCEGFETVTAAALRRVAALTDDAVNHEHVTWYIRRHPDEFRIWHHPVPREMRGPYRMSMDVAADYEFMRRIYEALYRPGNPIDLRAALRWLKRHPEVMAHNAHVRQKPAEDATRRMLFILGGGIATGRRKARLAAVTAQLAENHHVVLTLAAPAPLAALADFGARGYRLLELPAKFRLTRAVVSELAERCRARLLVYDEALPVGENLVAWLAGQGITALPLATRIDRLAKLARAAAQK; translated from the coding sequence ATGACCAAACCCAAAAAGAAACCGGTGGTGGGCGCGGTGATCCAGGCCCGCCTGGGTTCTTCGCGGCTGCCGGGAAAAGTGCTGCTGCCGCTGGCCGGCAAGCCGGTCCTGGCGCACGTGGTCGAGCGCTTGCGCCGGTGCCGCCGGCTGGATCGCATCGTCGTGGCGACCAGCACCGCGCCGGAAGACGCGCGCTTGTTGAAATTGGCCGACGAGCTGGGCGTCGATTCGTTCGCCGGCAGCGAAAACGACGTGCTGGCGCGCTTTCTCGGCGCCGCCGACCGCTTCGGCCTGGACATCGTCGTGCGCATCTGCAGCGATTCCCCGCTGCTCGACTGGGTGTTCATCGACGAGATGATCGAGCGCCTCGCGGCGGGCCGCGCGGATTACTCGATCTGCGACGAGAGTCTGCGCCACGGTTGCGAGGGCTTCGAGACGGTCACGGCGGCCGCCTTGCGCCGGGTCGCCGCGCTCACCGACGACGCCGTCAACCACGAGCACGTCACCTGGTACATCCGCCGACATCCGGACGAGTTCCGGATCTGGCATCACCCGGTGCCGCGGGAAATGCGGGGCCCGTACCGGATGAGCATGGACGTCGCCGCCGATTACGAATTCATGCGCCGCATCTACGAGGCGCTGTACCGCCCCGGCAACCCCATCGACCTGCGCGCCGCCCTGCGCTGGCTCAAGCGGCATCCGGAGGTGATGGCCCACAACGCCCACGTTCGGCAAAAACCGGCCGAGGACGCGACCCGGCGGATGTTGTTCATTCTCGGCGGCGGCATCGCGACCGGCCGGCGCAAAGCGCGCCTCGCCGCCGTGACCGCGCAGTTGGCCGAAAACCACCACGTCGTGCTGACCCTCGCCGCGCCGGCGCCGCTCGCCGCCCTGGCGGATTTCGGCGCGCGCGGCTACCGGCTGCTGGAACTGCCGGCGAAGTTCCGGCTGACGCGGGCCGTGGTGAGCGAACTGGCGGAGCGCTGCCGGGCGCGCCTGCTGGTGTACGACGAAGCCCTCCCGGTCGGCGAAAATCTGGTCGCCTGGCTGGCCGGCCAGGGGATCACCGCGCTGCCGCTCGCGACGCGGATCGACCGGTTGGCGAAACTGGCACGCGCGGCGGCTCAAAAGTGA